From Bombyx mori chromosome 10, ASM3026992v2, a single genomic window includes:
- the LOC101737894 gene encoding C-signal — protein MKTVLITGANRGLGLGMVKYLTHCKKSQRIIATCRNESEELKQLSEKNHNVTILHLDVTNFSGYDNLTAQIKNIVGDQGLNLLINNAGITTKFTKLGLVKTEQLMDNLTVNTVAPIMLTKSLLPLLKRAAELYSGEAVGVERAAVINMSSVLGSIAQNDQGGFYPYRCSKAALNAATKSMSIDLKKESILVACMHPGWVKTDMGGKNAPLDVDSSVAGIFNTIENLGEADSGKFLQYDGTEIPW, from the exons ATGAAGACAGTGCTCATCACAGGAGCCAACAGAGGCCTCGGCCTTGGTATGGTGAAATATCTTACTCACTGCAAAAAGTCGCAGAGAATTATCGCAACTTGCCGAAACGAATCAGAG GAACTAAAACAATTGTCGGAGAAAAATCATAATGTAACAATATTACATTTAG ATGTCACAAACTTTTCTGGTTACGATAATTTGACGGCACAGATAAAAAATATCGTCGGAGACCAAGGACTTAATCTGTTAATCAATAATGCCGGTATAACAACCAAATTTACTAAACTGGGGCTGGTGAAGACCGAGCAGCTGATGGACAACCTCACGGTGAACACTGTTGCACCGATCATGCTCACTAAG AGTCTGCTGCCACTATTGAAGCGAGCAGCCGAGCTTTACAGTGGCGAGGCAGTGGGAGTAGAGCGAGCCGCCGTCATCAACATGAGCTCTGTGCTTGGTTCCATAGCGCAAAATGATCAAGGCGGCTTCTACCCCTACAGATGTTCAAAG GCGGCGCTAAACGCGGCAACGAAATCAATGAGCATCGACTTGAAGAAGGAGAGCATCCTCGTTGCTTGTATGCATCCCGGCTGGGTTAAGACCGACATGGGCGGGAAAAACGCTCCCTTAGACGTTGACTCGAGCGTTGCGGGAATTTTCAATACCATAGAGAACTTAGGAGAGGCTGACAGTGGCAAGTTTTTACAATATGACGGTACTGAAATACCTTGGTAA